From a single Athene noctua chromosome 2, bAthNoc1.hap1.1, whole genome shotgun sequence genomic region:
- the LOC141956810 gene encoding GSK-3-binding protein-like — translation MPCRPGERFLLLERSVAVGQPGSKEVDALVAKLGEVLQLSAQRAPPPPRAPKHLGPGSARDRAAPYSPRCSGGGGGGALLAPRGPAPPQAHQQHAEPPRPDRSGHQRVTKQLCGRGWLRSAARRRKQPPPGPGDGPAEEEDPHRLLQQLILSGNLIKEAVRRLQLAAAAAAAAAASTASSGSASAGSSGADGEAAAVQPLQ, via the coding sequence ATGCCGTGCCGCCCGGGCGAGCGCTTCCTGCTGCTGGAGCGCTCCGTCGCCGTGGGGCAACCGGGCTCCAAGGAGGTGGACGCGCTGGTGGCCAAGCTGGGCgaggtgctgcagctgagcgCCCagcgggcgccgccgccgccccgcgcccccaaGCAcctggggccgggcagcgcccgcgACCGCGCCGCCCCCTACTCGCCGCGctgcagcggcggcggcggcgggggggccctgcTGGCGCCGcgggggccggccccgccgcaaGCCCACCAGCAGCACGCCGAGCCCCCGCGGCCGGACCGGAGCGGCCACCAGCGGGTGACCAAGCAGCTGTGCGGCCGGGGCTGGCTGCGGAGCGCCGCCCGCCGGAGGAAGCAACCGCCACCGGGGCCGGGCGACGGGCCGGCGGAGGAGGAGGACCCCCACCGGCTCCTGCAGCAGCTCATCCTCTCCGGCAACCTCATCAAAGAAGCCGTCCGGCGGCTGcagctggcggcggcggcagcggcggcggcggcggcctccaCGGCGTCCAGCGGCAGCGCCTCGGCGGGGAGCAGCGGCGCGgacggcgaggcggcggcggtgcAGCCCCTGCAGTAG